Below is a window of Myxococcus guangdongensis DNA.
CGGTGCGTTCACCACGACGGGCACTGCGACCACCACGTGGACCGCGCCGCAGGTGGCGGGTGAGTTCGCGCTGACGCTCACGGTGACGGACTCGCGTGGCGCGGCGACGAGCCTGCGCATCGACGTGCGGACGCTGTCGACGGATGGCGGAGCGGGGATGGGCAGCGCGAATGTGACGGTGTCCTTCAACATGGCGCCCACGGTGCGTGGAATCACTGTCACCCGTTCTCCGGTGCCGGTGGGGCAGGGGACCACGGTCACCGTGGATGCGGTGGACGCGGATGGGGATGCGCTGAGCTACCAGTGGTCCACGACGTGCGCGGGGGCGTGGACGCAGGCGACGTCCGCCGCCGCGACCTTCACGCCGAGCGCCGTGCCGGCCGGAGACCCGTGTGGCAACTGCGCGCTCAACGTGACGGTGTCGGACGCGCACGGTGGCCGGACGCAGGGCACGCTGCGCGTCTGCGTGGGCCCTGGCACGGGTCCGAGCATCCCGCCGCGCATCGTGCAGACGTATCAGTCCGCGACCACGGTGGCGGGTGGTGAGTCGGTGACGCTGCGGGTGCTGGCGGAGGATGGAGATGGCGGGGCGCTCGGCTTCGGCTGGGCGGCGAGCGTCGGCACGCTGGGCACGGCCACGAGCGGCTTCACCTCCAGCGAGGTTCGCTGGACCGCGCCGGCCTGTGTCGCGCAGGGCAGCGCGCCGACCGTCACTGCCACCGTCACGAATGCTCGCGGCTTCGCCGCGTCACATGCGTTCAACGTGAGCGTGGTGAACGGGACGAACTGTGGCAGCGGCTCTGCCGCGAAGTGGGATGCGACGGGGAGCATGCTTGAGGCTCGCATCCGCCATCAATCCCTCGTGTTGCCGTCCGGCAAGGTTCTGGTGACCGGAGGGTATGTCAACTCGACCTTCATGCCTTCGGCTGAACTCTACACCCCGGAGACCGGGAGTTGGACTTCCGCAGGCAGCATGCGCCGAGCTCGTATCAACCACACGATGACCGTGCTGCCCTCCGGCAAGGTTCTCGTGGCAGGAGGTCTTGCGAGCACGAGTGTGAACTCGATCATGCGCGACGTGGATCTGTATGACCCACAGACGAACACCTGGACAGCCGCGGCACCGATGACCTTCGACCGGGAGTCGCATACGGCGACGTTGCTGCCCTCCGGCAAGGTGTTGGTGATTGGTGGTACCCACCCTTCGAGCGGTGGGGTCCGCATCCCAGAAATCTATGACCCCGAGACGAATTCCTGGACGCCTGTTGCGACCGTGAATGCGACGACGAATCGTTCGGGCCACTTCGCGCTCATGTTGCCATCCGGAAAGATCTTGGTCGCGGGAGGTGGCGTGGCCGCCGAACTCTATGACGTGGCTACGGACACCTGGAGCCTGGCGACAGGGCTGACGGGAACCTCCTGGACGCGGGCCTTCTTGTTGCCCTCCGGAAGAGTCCTCGTTCACGCCTACGCCTCCTTGATGGAGTACGACCCGGCGCTCAATCAGATGAGGACCGCTGGCTCCTGGATTCATGGTCGGACCTGGTCATGTCTGGTCATGCTCCCTTCTGGCCGCTTGCTCCAGACGGGAGGCACGGAGGGCGTCAGCGCGACCGCTGAGATGTTCGACCCCACGCTTGGGACGGCTCGCTATATCGTGAGCATGCCCACGACGCGGGCCTATGCCCCTTGCTCCCTGCTTCCGAATGGCAAGGTGCTCATCTCCGGGGGCATGGGCGACACGGTCTTCAACACCGCCGTCCTCTTCACCCCGTAACCCACACAGCCCCGCCACCCTCGCGTGACGCCGAGCGAGGGTGGCGCCTCTTCTTCCGGGCACCTGTGCGCTCACCGGCTCGGGTGCCCGGAATCTCCAGCCCCAAACACGTGCCCCCAACCCCCGAACCACGTATGCAGGAGCGCATGAGCCGCGCTGACTCCCGTGGAATCCTCTTCGACCTCGACGGCACGCTGGTGGACTCGCTGCCGGACATCATCGACAGCTTCCTGTACGCCTTCCCCGCGAATGGCCTCCAGGCACCCACCTACGCGCAGGTGCGCGCCCTCATCGGCCTGCCGCTCGACATCATGTACGCAGAATTTGCGCCCCAGCACGTGCCCGCGCTGTGCGCCTCCTACCGCGAGCACTATCCGCTCAACTTCCACCGGAACTCCCGCCCGTACCCCGGCGTCCTCGAGCTCCTCCACACCCTGCGCGAGCGCGGCTACCTCCTGGCCGTCGCCACCACCAAGAAGAGCCCCATGGCCCGCCGCTTCGTCGACGCCATGGGCCTGGGCGACGTCCTCCACCACGTCCAGGGCACCGACGACTTCCCCCACAAGCCCGCGCCGGACGTCCTCCACCGCGCCCTCGCCGCCCTCGGGACGCAGGGCCTGTGGATGGTCGGCGACACCTCGCTGGACCTCCGCGCCGGCAAGGCCGCCGGCCTGCGCACCTACGGTGTCACCTGGGGCACTCACCCCGTGGAGGAACTCGCCCGTGAAACACCGGATGAACTCCAGCCAGACCTGAAAAGACTATTGGAGCACCTTCCTCCCCTGTCCTGAGTGGCTCGCTATACTTGGAAAGTATGGAGCCACTGCCCGACGTCCTCCGTCACTTCCATCCCGTGCTCCCTTCCCAGTCCCTTCGTCGAAAGCCCGTGCGCGTGGAAGTGGCCGGCCGCGCCTACGCGCTGTTCCGGGACGAGAAGGGGAGCCCCGCGGCACTCGCGGACACGTGTCCCCACCGCTTCGCGCCCCTGTCCAAGGGCAAGGTGCGACCGGACGGACGGCTCCAGTGCCCGTATCACGGCTGGCGCTTCGACGCGCAGGGCCGGGGCGCCAATCCCAGCCAACCCGACCTCAAGCACTGCGACGTGAAGAGCTTCCAGGTGGTGGAGCACCACGGCTACCTGTGGCTGGCGAACCGTGAAACACCGCGCTCCGCCCTCCCCGAGCTGCCCCTGAACGACGGCTACGTCTTCGGCGGCAGCTTCTCGGTGCCCTTCGAGGCGCCGCTGCATGTCTCGCTCGACAACTTCAGCGAGGACGAACACACGCCCTACGTGCACACCCGCCTGGGCTGGGACGACCCGCACGCGGGCGACGTCGAGTTCGACGCGAAGAACCACGACGACCACACCGAGGTCCACTACCGCGCCCCCCAGCGCCCCGCGCCGTTGATGAAGCTGCTCGGCGTGCGCAACGGTGACTTCTTCCACAACGACTGGCTGACGCGCTTCGACCCCGTGCACAGCGAGTACGTCGTGAGCTGGAGGTCGCCCAAGGGCGAGCAGCGGCCGTTCATCACCCGCGCCAACATCTTCTTCGTGCCGGAGACCGCGAAGCGCACGCGCCTGCACGTCTTCTCCTTCCTGCGCTGCGTGCAGCCGTGGCTCACCCCCTTCCTGCCG
It encodes the following:
- a CDS encoding Rieske 2Fe-2S domain-containing protein: MEPLPDVLRHFHPVLPSQSLRRKPVRVEVAGRAYALFRDEKGSPAALADTCPHRFAPLSKGKVRPDGRLQCPYHGWRFDAQGRGANPSQPDLKHCDVKSFQVVEHHGYLWLANRETPRSALPELPLNDGYVFGGSFSVPFEAPLHVSLDNFSEDEHTPYVHTRLGWDDPHAGDVEFDAKNHDDHTEVHYRAPQRPAPLMKLLGVRNGDFFHNDWLTRFDPVHSEYVVSWRSPKGEQRPFITRANIFFVPETAKRTRLHVFSFLRCVQPWLTPFLPVAAKVARELTRWEIVDDARFIPTVADTPYSHRGMRLDRYDKPLVHQRRLMERIYFRQPRTVTEDEVPVVVTREAVG
- a CDS encoding HAD family hydrolase, with protein sequence MSRADSRGILFDLDGTLVDSLPDIIDSFLYAFPANGLQAPTYAQVRALIGLPLDIMYAEFAPQHVPALCASYREHYPLNFHRNSRPYPGVLELLHTLRERGYLLAVATTKKSPMARRFVDAMGLGDVLHHVQGTDDFPHKPAPDVLHRALAALGTQGLWMVGDTSLDLRAGKAAGLRTYGVTWGTHPVEELARETPDELQPDLKRLLEHLPPLS
- a CDS encoding Kelch repeat-containing protein; its protein translation is MRMQARQRWSRLCWVIAMVFTVWGCGSSVEQEQTGSVEFMSALSDALAGEDVTRVTVTLTATGVPASTVVLTQEAGAWRGTFHQVPVGNSRTFTAEAFDSQGALRYRGVAEGVTIVAGETAVVAITLQSLSSGTPFENTVPCIDSLIASASVVMPGGSIVLRATAHDKDTQDTISYAWSATGGAFTTTGTATTTWTAPQVAGEFALTLTVTDSRGAATSLRIDVRTLSTDGGAGMGSANVTVSFNMAPTVRGITVTRSPVPVGQGTTVTVDAVDADGDALSYQWSTTCAGAWTQATSAAATFTPSAVPAGDPCGNCALNVTVSDAHGGRTQGTLRVCVGPGTGPSIPPRIVQTYQSATTVAGGESVTLRVLAEDGDGGALGFGWAASVGTLGTATSGFTSSEVRWTAPACVAQGSAPTVTATVTNARGFAASHAFNVSVVNGTNCGSGSAAKWDATGSMLEARIRHQSLVLPSGKVLVTGGYVNSTFMPSAELYTPETGSWTSAGSMRRARINHTMTVLPSGKVLVAGGLASTSVNSIMRDVDLYDPQTNTWTAAAPMTFDRESHTATLLPSGKVLVIGGTHPSSGGVRIPEIYDPETNSWTPVATVNATTNRSGHFALMLPSGKILVAGGGVAAELYDVATDTWSLATGLTGTSWTRAFLLPSGRVLVHAYASLMEYDPALNQMRTAGSWIHGRTWSCLVMLPSGRLLQTGGTEGVSATAEMFDPTLGTARYIVSMPTTRAYAPCSLLPNGKVLISGGMGDTVFNTAVLFTP